A section of the Mesorhizobium loti genome encodes:
- a CDS encoding pseudoazurin — translation MKLSILAAAVSILALAGGASAEEHVVQMLNKGEKGAMVFQPAFVKAAPGDTVKFVPTDKTHNAESIKDMIPDGAEPFKGKPSEEITVTLTKEGVYGVKCAPHYGMGMVALIVVGKPVNLDTAKAVKHPGKAKTVFADLFTQVPAN, via the coding sequence ATGAAACTCTCCATCCTCGCCGCCGCAGTCTCCATCCTGGCGCTCGCCGGCGGCGCAAGCGCCGAAGAGCATGTGGTGCAAATGCTCAACAAGGGCGAAAAAGGTGCAATGGTTTTCCAGCCGGCCTTCGTCAAGGCCGCTCCTGGCGACACCGTGAAGTTCGTGCCGACCGACAAGACGCATAATGCCGAGTCGATCAAGGACATGATTCCGGACGGCGCTGAGCCTTTCAAGGGAAAGCCCAGTGAGGAAATCACCGTCACGCTTACGAAGGAGGGCGTCTACGGTGTGAAATGCGCGCCCCACTACGGCATGGGCATGGTCGCGCTGATCGTTGTCGGCAAGCCGGTCAATCTCGATACGGCCAAGGCGGTCAAGCATCCTGGCAAGGCAAAGACGGTGTTCGCCGACCTGTTCACCCAGGTTCCGGCCAACTGA
- a CDS encoding FMN-binding protein: MKLAAHGYADGVYTGPTADAYYGIIQIQALVQGGQLTALKVLKYPSDRRTSVNINRQALPMLRDEAISAQSADVDIISGATLTSRAFIQSLRGALKKASS, from the coding sequence ATGAAGCTCGCCGCACATGGCTATGCCGATGGCGTCTACACCGGCCCCACGGCCGATGCCTACTACGGCATCATCCAGATCCAGGCCCTCGTACAGGGCGGACAGCTTACGGCGCTGAAAGTGCTGAAATACCCCTCCGACCGCCGCACCTCGGTCAACATCAACAGGCAGGCGCTGCCCATGCTGCGCGACGAAGCGATCAGCGCCCAGAGTGCCGATGTCGACATTATCTCGGGCGCGACGCTGACCAGCAGGGCCTTCATCCAGTCGCTGCGCGGCGCGCTGAAGAAAGCGTCGTCCTAG
- the ccoS gene encoding cbb3-type cytochrome oxidase assembly protein CcoS, translating into MTTLTYLIPAALFLGALGLGGFLWALKSGQYEDLDGAAERILIDPEDKIGR; encoded by the coding sequence ATGACCACCCTCACCTACCTCATACCCGCTGCTCTCTTTCTTGGTGCGCTTGGCCTGGGGGGCTTCCTGTGGGCTTTGAAAAGCGGCCAATATGAAGATCTCGACGGGGCCGCCGAGCGGATTCTGATCGATCCAGAAGATAAAATTGGCCGCTGA
- a CDS encoding FixH family protein: MTAKAQRPREFTGRHMLAIILAFFGVVIAVNLTMATLANTSWTGLVVENTYVASQQFNKKAEEGRAQAALGWSGNLTIAWGEVRYSLTDAAGKPVTLRGVKVLFRHPAYEKEDKAITLAPATGQEFAAQHTPKDGVWIVEVDADAGLAKPYREVRRIMISHGALK; this comes from the coding sequence ATGACTGCCAAGGCGCAAAGGCCCCGCGAATTCACCGGCAGGCACATGCTGGCCATCATCCTTGCCTTTTTCGGTGTGGTCATCGCGGTCAACCTGACCATGGCGACACTCGCCAACACAAGCTGGACCGGCCTTGTCGTTGAGAACACCTACGTGGCCAGCCAGCAATTCAACAAAAAGGCCGAGGAAGGGCGCGCGCAGGCAGCCCTTGGCTGGAGCGGGAACCTGACCATCGCATGGGGTGAGGTTCGCTATAGCCTGACCGATGCGGCCGGCAAGCCGGTTACCCTGCGTGGCGTCAAGGTGTTGTTTCGTCATCCGGCCTACGAGAAAGAGGACAAGGCTATCACGCTCGCCCCCGCCACGGGCCAGGAATTCGCCGCCCAGCATACGCCGAAGGACGGCGTCTGGATCGTCGAGGTGGACGCCGATGCAGGTCTCGCGAAGCCCTATCGCGAGGTCCGCAGGATCATGATTTCCCATGGAGCGCTGAAATGA
- a CDS encoding SUMF1/EgtB/PvdO family nonheme iron enzyme produces MLKLVPIAMVTAAVTAGLSMQAARGHRQSHAVAMTVILPGGSITYPMPGEFLKDGHPQANPKVDRQISAPLDIMANQVSAADYTDCVSAGACRPAQETRSIPRDAPATGVSYLDAVAYAQWYSDVTGSQWRLPSDEEWAFAAAERFAGEFEGVENDANNPARRWLTGYQAEVDLNRKPDPLPRSRGSFGFNSLGLADFSGNVWEWTSTCYVRTTLADQGGGVASSVDNCGVHVLEGLHRAYMSNFVSDGKSGGCAVGTPPDNLGFRLVRDRTEWVNRILGYFGIA; encoded by the coding sequence ATGCTCAAGCTCGTACCGATCGCCATGGTGACCGCGGCTGTGACGGCGGGGCTCTCGATGCAGGCGGCCCGTGGTCATCGACAGTCCCACGCCGTTGCGATGACGGTTATCCTGCCTGGCGGCTCGATCACGTACCCAATGCCGGGCGAGTTCCTGAAGGACGGACACCCGCAAGCCAATCCCAAGGTTGATCGGCAAATCAGCGCCCCACTCGACATCATGGCCAACCAAGTCAGCGCCGCTGACTACACGGATTGTGTGTCGGCGGGTGCCTGTCGGCCGGCGCAGGAGACCCGGTCAATCCCGCGTGACGCACCTGCGACAGGGGTGAGTTATCTCGACGCCGTCGCCTACGCCCAATGGTATTCCGATGTGACCGGCAGCCAATGGCGGCTGCCTTCCGACGAAGAGTGGGCCTTTGCCGCGGCGGAGCGGTTTGCAGGAGAATTCGAGGGCGTCGAAAACGACGCCAACAATCCCGCTAGGCGGTGGCTCACCGGCTACCAGGCCGAGGTCGACCTCAATCGCAAACCAGATCCGTTACCCAGGAGCCGCGGCTCTTTTGGCTTCAATTCCCTGGGCCTCGCCGACTTTTCGGGCAACGTCTGGGAATGGACTTCGACCTGCTATGTCCGCACGACGCTGGCCGACCAAGGAGGCGGTGTTGCGAGTTCGGTCGACAATTGCGGCGTCCACGTTCTTGAAGGCCTCCACAGAGCTTATATGTCGAACTTCGTCAGCGACGGCAAAAGCGGCGGCTGTGCCGTTGGCACGCCTCCTGACAATCTGGGTTTCAGGCTGGTGCGGGACCGTACGGAATGGGTGAACCGTATCCTCGGCTACTTCGGCATTGCCTGA
- a CDS encoding cation-translocating P-type ATPase, with protein sequence MSCCAPGAEMALDLGSSTSVLPSGQEIRLASRPLGDNLRQTDLSVPRVHCGACIQTIETVLGKLDNVEGARVNLSTKRVAIRWRGDQVPPFVDALGRLGYEAHLFAPEVDEKDKTLAELIRAVAVAGFAAGNIMLLSVSVWSGADGATRDLFHWVSALIAIPALAFAGGIFFRSAWNALRHGRMNMDVPIAVGVSLAYAMSLYETINHGEQAYFDASVSLLFFLLIGRTLDHVMRERARTAVKSLSQLAARGAMVLRADGARDYLPVGEIEPGMQLLIAAGERIPVDGKIIQGASDLDCSLASGESTPKNVASGEAVQAGVLNLTGPLTIEATASAKDSFLAEMVRLMEAAEGGRAHYRRIADRVSALYAPVVHLTALVTFLGWIATTGDWHRAMTIAIAVLIITCPCALGLAVPIVQVVAARRLFENGIMVKDGSAMERLATIDTAVFDKTGTLTLGQPRLVNALSIDPAMLAIAADMAAHSRHPFSKAVAGFAAPGGHHKFDAVTEHPGFGIEATDAGSTWRLGRRGWAGWKARTGGEGKHGYGGTVLTKNGMIVASFVFEDALRADACAAIDQLKHAGMSVEMLSGDTAAACAEVAKGLGVDDFVPCLLPSGKVERIETLEKDGHKVLMVGDGLNDTPALRAAHVSIAPATAADIGRNAADFVFLRESLLAVPLALDVSRKAGGLIRQNIAIAIIYNAVAVPIAILGHVTPLIAAIAMSASSLLVIGNALRLQGSMPNSLAKSVRRDVPK encoded by the coding sequence ATGAGCTGTTGTGCGCCGGGCGCCGAAATGGCGCTGGACCTGGGCAGCTCCACATCGGTTCTGCCATCCGGCCAGGAGATCAGGCTGGCGAGCCGGCCGCTTGGCGACAACCTTCGCCAGACCGATCTTTCGGTGCCGAGGGTTCATTGCGGGGCCTGCATCCAGACGATCGAGACGGTGCTGGGAAAACTGGACAATGTCGAAGGCGCGCGCGTCAACCTGTCGACGAAGCGCGTCGCGATCCGGTGGCGTGGGGATCAAGTGCCACCCTTCGTCGACGCGCTTGGCAGGCTGGGCTACGAGGCGCATTTGTTCGCCCCTGAGGTGGATGAGAAGGATAAGACGCTTGCGGAGCTGATCCGCGCCGTCGCTGTTGCCGGCTTTGCGGCTGGCAACATCATGCTGCTTTCTGTCTCGGTCTGGTCCGGCGCGGATGGCGCGACGCGCGACCTGTTTCACTGGGTCTCGGCGCTGATCGCCATTCCCGCACTGGCCTTCGCCGGCGGCATCTTCTTCCGCTCAGCCTGGAACGCATTGCGCCATGGCCGCATGAACATGGACGTGCCGATCGCGGTCGGGGTGTCGCTTGCTTATGCCATGAGCCTCTATGAAACGATCAATCATGGCGAACAAGCCTATTTCGACGCGTCGGTGTCGTTGCTGTTCTTCCTGTTGATCGGCCGCACGCTGGATCACGTGATGCGGGAGCGTGCCCGCACCGCGGTGAAAAGCCTGTCGCAGCTGGCCGCGCGTGGCGCCATGGTGCTGCGCGCAGACGGCGCACGGGACTATTTGCCGGTTGGCGAGATCGAACCAGGGATGCAGCTGCTGATAGCAGCCGGTGAAAGAATCCCGGTTGACGGCAAGATCATCCAGGGAGCGTCGGATCTCGACTGTTCGCTGGCCTCAGGCGAGAGCACGCCGAAAAACGTGGCGTCAGGCGAAGCCGTGCAGGCTGGCGTGCTCAACCTTACCGGCCCGCTGACGATCGAGGCGACAGCCTCCGCAAAGGATTCGTTCCTGGCCGAAATGGTTCGGCTGATGGAGGCTGCCGAGGGCGGTCGTGCGCATTATCGCCGCATCGCCGATCGCGTCTCGGCGCTCTACGCGCCTGTGGTTCATCTCACCGCCTTGGTGACGTTCCTGGGCTGGATCGCGACGACCGGCGACTGGCACCGCGCGATGACGATCGCCATCGCTGTTCTCATCATCACATGCCCCTGCGCGCTCGGTCTTGCGGTGCCGATCGTCCAGGTGGTCGCCGCGCGGCGCCTGTTCGAGAACGGCATCATGGTCAAGGACGGCTCGGCGATGGAACGCCTGGCAACGATCGACACGGCGGTGTTCGACAAGACCGGAACGCTCACGCTCGGCCAGCCCCGGCTCGTCAACGCGTTGTCGATCGATCCCGCAATGTTGGCAATCGCGGCAGACATGGCCGCGCATTCGCGCCATCCATTTTCAAAGGCCGTGGCCGGATTTGCCGCTCCTGGCGGGCACCATAAATTCGATGCGGTCACCGAGCACCCGGGATTTGGCATCGAAGCCACTGACGCCGGAAGCACCTGGCGGCTGGGTCGACGCGGATGGGCTGGGTGGAAGGCTCGAACCGGTGGTGAAGGCAAACATGGCTACGGCGGAACGGTCCTGACGAAAAACGGGATGATTGTCGCATCCTTCGTTTTCGAGGATGCATTGCGTGCCGACGCTTGTGCGGCCATCGATCAATTGAAGCATGCTGGGATGTCGGTGGAAATGCTGTCGGGCGATACCGCGGCAGCCTGCGCCGAGGTTGCGAAAGGGCTGGGTGTCGATGACTTCGTTCCCTGCCTGCTGCCATCCGGCAAGGTCGAGCGCATCGAGACCCTGGAGAAGGACGGGCACAAGGTTCTGATGGTTGGCGACGGCCTCAACGACACGCCGGCGCTGCGCGCGGCGCATGTCTCGATCGCGCCGGCCACCGCCGCCGACATTGGCCGCAACGCAGCCGACTTTGTCTTCCTGCGCGAAAGTCTTCTGGCCGTGCCTCTCGCGTTGGACGTCTCGCGCAAGGCGGGCGGCCTGATCCGCCAGAACATCGCGATTGCGATCATCTACAACGCTGTCGCCGTGCCGATCGCCATCCTGGGACACGTCACACCTCTTATCGCGGCGATCGCCATGTCCGCTTCTTCGCTGCTTGTGATCGGAAATGCGCTGCGACTGCAAGGTTCAATGCCAAATTCGCTGGCGAAGAGTGTTCGGCGCGACGTTCCGAAATAA
- the nirK gene encoding copper-containing nitrite reductase, translating into MITRREALLGAAIGAATVAALPAFSATVTKADIQGLVREKIKLVAPPFVHPHEQVAKGGPKIVEFTMTIEEKPVVIDADGTKLNAMTYDGSIPGPLMVVHQDDYLELTLINPDTNSLAHNIDFHAATGALGGGALTLINPGEQVTLRFKATRTGTFVYHCAPGGPMIPWHVVSGMNGAIMVLPRHGLRNDKGEPVKYDKIFYIGESDFYIPRDEKGNFKSYESAGDGYDDIVKVMRGLIPTHVVFNGKVGSLTGDNAMTAKVGETVLIVHSQANRDTRPHLIGGHGDYVWEQGKFANPPAKDLETWFIRGGSAGSALYTFLQPGVYAYVNHNLIEAVELGATAHFKVEGEWNDDLMTQVEAPKPIATN; encoded by the coding sequence ATGATCACGCGACGCGAAGCTCTGCTCGGTGCAGCGATTGGCGCTGCCACCGTGGCAGCACTGCCGGCATTTTCGGCAACTGTGACAAAGGCAGACATTCAGGGTCTCGTCCGAGAGAAGATCAAGCTTGTGGCGCCGCCTTTCGTGCATCCGCACGAGCAGGTCGCCAAGGGCGGACCGAAAATCGTCGAGTTCACCATGACGATCGAGGAAAAGCCTGTCGTCATCGATGCCGACGGCACAAAGCTCAATGCGATGACCTACGATGGGTCGATCCCCGGGCCGCTGATGGTGGTGCATCAGGACGATTATCTCGAGCTGACGCTGATCAATCCGGACACCAACTCACTTGCCCACAACATCGACTTCCATGCCGCCACCGGCGCACTGGGCGGCGGCGCGCTGACCTTGATCAATCCGGGCGAACAGGTGACCTTGCGCTTCAAGGCGACGCGAACCGGGACATTTGTCTATCACTGCGCGCCAGGTGGTCCGATGATCCCATGGCATGTCGTCTCCGGCATGAATGGCGCAATCATGGTGCTGCCGCGCCACGGCTTGAGGAACGACAAGGGCGAGCCGGTAAAATACGACAAGATCTTCTATATCGGCGAGAGCGACTTCTATATCCCGCGCGATGAGAAGGGCAACTTCAAGAGCTACGAATCGGCCGGTGACGGCTACGATGACATCGTCAAGGTGATGCGCGGACTGATCCCGACGCATGTCGTGTTCAACGGCAAGGTCGGCTCCTTGACCGGCGACAACGCCATGACGGCGAAAGTCGGAGAAACCGTCTTGATCGTCCACTCACAGGCCAACCGCGATACCCGGCCGCACCTGATCGGCGGCCACGGCGATTATGTCTGGGAACAGGGCAAATTCGCCAATCCGCCGGCCAAGGATCTGGAGACATGGTTCATCCGTGGCGGTTCTGCGGGTTCGGCGCTCTACACCTTCCTGCAGCCAGGGGTTTACGCATACGTCAACCACAATCTGATCGAGGCCGTGGAACTCGGGGCGACCGCTCACTTCAAGGTCGAGGGCGAATGGAATGATGACCTGATGACGCAGGTCGAGGCGCCCAAACCCATCGCCACCAACTGA
- a CDS encoding DUF1858 domain-containing protein, with product MKQRSSINPDMVVDEIMRKWPATVAVVLRHKMLCVGCPIGTFHTVTEACREHRVDEGDFLIELELTIRGER from the coding sequence GTGAAGCAGCGCAGTTCAATCAACCCGGACATGGTCGTCGACGAAATCATGAGAAAATGGCCGGCAACGGTGGCTGTGGTGCTGAGACACAAGATGCTCTGCGTCGGCTGTCCGATCGGCACTTTCCATACAGTTACCGAGGCGTGCAGGGAACATCGGGTCGATGAGGGCGACTTTCTGATCGAACTCGAATTGACCATTCGAGGAGAACGATGA
- a CDS encoding FAD:protein FMN transferase, translating into MGMPITVDIGDASSGELIETVFGYFEHIDRRFSTYRTDSEITAINRGDVPVVDWSGEMTEVFALARQTKDETDGYFDIRKPDGSLDPSGIVKGWAIRNAAAIIQRAGISDFFIEAGGDVQSCGKNASGHDWSVGIRNPFNADEIVKIVYPRGRGVATSGTYVRGQHIYNPHGIGIPIQDIVSLTVIGADVLEADRFATAAFAMGRDGILFIEQTPGLEGYLVAANGRATPTTGFGAFCLP; encoded by the coding sequence ATGGGAATGCCCATTACGGTCGACATCGGCGACGCGTCGAGCGGTGAGCTGATCGAGACGGTCTTCGGCTATTTCGAGCATATCGACCGGCGCTTCAGCACATACCGGACCGACAGCGAAATCACGGCCATCAACCGCGGCGACGTTCCGGTCGTCGACTGGAGCGGCGAGATGACCGAAGTGTTTGCTCTCGCGCGGCAGACGAAAGACGAGACGGACGGATACTTCGACATTCGCAAGCCCGACGGGTCGCTCGATCCTTCCGGTATCGTCAAGGGCTGGGCCATCCGCAACGCGGCAGCCATCATTCAGCGGGCCGGCATCAGCGATTTCTTCATTGAGGCGGGAGGCGACGTCCAGTCCTGCGGCAAGAATGCCTCGGGTCATGACTGGAGTGTCGGCATCCGCAACCCCTTCAACGCGGACGAGATCGTAAAGATCGTCTATCCCCGCGGTCGCGGCGTCGCAACCTCCGGCACCTATGTCCGCGGTCAACACATCTACAATCCGCACGGAATTGGCATTCCGATCCAGGACATCGTCAGCCTGACCGTGATCGGCGCCGATGTGCTCGAAGCCGATCGTTTCGCCACAGCGGCCTTCGCCATGGGGCGGGACGGCATTCTCTTCATCGAGCAGACGCCCGGCCTGGAGGGCTATCTCGTCGCCGCCAATGGCCGCGCCACGCCGACAACCGGGTTCGGAGCCTTTTGCTTGCCATGA
- a CDS encoding Crp/Fnr family transcriptional regulator codes for MAALDRSLISRLPLFQGLTPDEQSEILRNARSSRYAKDSAIFEQEAEAHSFFVLIAGHIRVIRTTPDGQQVIARYISEGEIFGVAAALGRTTYPASAVAAVDCVVLAWPNAHWPELARRFPAFGASTYRTVGTRLQEAQTRVVEMSTEQVEQRVAHALLRLANQTGRKTDSGLEIDFPISRQDIAEMTGTTLHTVSRLLSKWEENGIVISGRQKVTVKDAHRLVVLAENRDKD; via the coding sequence TTGGCTGCGCTGGACCGATCGCTGATTTCTCGACTGCCGCTCTTCCAGGGGCTGACACCCGACGAGCAGAGCGAGATCCTGCGAAACGCACGGTCGTCCCGCTATGCCAAGGACTCTGCGATCTTCGAGCAGGAGGCCGAGGCCCATTCCTTCTTCGTTCTGATCGCCGGGCACATACGGGTGATCCGCACCACGCCGGACGGACAGCAGGTCATCGCCAGATACATCAGCGAAGGCGAGATCTTTGGCGTCGCCGCGGCGCTGGGGCGGACGACCTACCCCGCCAGCGCCGTCGCGGCGGTGGATTGCGTGGTGCTGGCTTGGCCCAATGCTCATTGGCCGGAGTTGGCGCGACGATTCCCGGCCTTTGGGGCAAGCACCTACAGGACGGTGGGAACCAGGCTGCAGGAGGCCCAGACGCGCGTGGTGGAGATGTCCACGGAACAGGTGGAGCAGCGGGTCGCGCATGCCTTGTTGCGATTGGCAAACCAGACCGGCCGAAAGACCGACAGCGGCCTCGAGATCGATTTCCCGATATCGAGGCAGGACATTGCCGAAATGACGGGGACGACGCTGCACACCGTCAGCCGGCTGCTCAGCAAGTGGGAGGAGAACGGAATAGTCATCAGCGGGCGCCAGAAAGTCACCGTCAAGGATGCGCATCGCCTCGTGGTTCTGGCCGAGAACCGGGACAAGGACTGA
- a CDS encoding NnrS family protein: protein MGTPRLRAYTGPAVLSYGFRPFFFLGSLYAALSILLWLPMYAGALDGHSAFVPVDWHIHEMLFGYLPAIITGFLLTAIPNWTGRLPVQGLPLLALVVLWLAGRAAVFFSADIGWQTAAVVDGSFLLAVAAAATREIVAGRNWRNLKVLLPLAVLACANGAFHIEAHLEGASDISRRLGMAAAIMLISLIGGRIIPSFTRNWLVRENPGRLPAPFDRFDIASIAVSAVALGTWTFVPDKTSSALLIAVAAICQAWRLSRWAGERTLRDPLVLVLHLAYAFVPVGLALISASILFPDAVPAAAGLHALGTGAVGSMTLAVMTRATLGHTGRELKAGKGASFIFVTVLLAGSLRILAAFVPSDVAIDMAGTAWVAAFAGFVLVHGLALMTPKAR from the coding sequence ATGGGGACTCCACGCCTGCGGGCCTACACCGGACCCGCGGTTCTATCCTACGGGTTCAGGCCTTTCTTCTTCCTCGGTTCGCTGTATGCCGCGCTCTCCATTCTGCTCTGGCTACCGATGTATGCCGGCGCGCTCGATGGCCACAGTGCGTTTGTCCCGGTCGACTGGCACATCCACGAAATGTTGTTCGGCTATCTGCCGGCGATCATTACCGGGTTCCTGCTGACCGCCATTCCCAACTGGACCGGCCGGCTGCCCGTGCAAGGCCTGCCGCTGCTGGCGCTGGTTGTCCTGTGGCTTGCCGGCCGCGCCGCCGTCTTCTTCTCGGCGGATATCGGTTGGCAAACAGCCGCTGTGGTCGATGGCTCTTTTCTGCTGGCGGTCGCTGCGGCGGCGACACGCGAAATCGTCGCGGGGCGCAACTGGCGCAACCTCAAGGTGCTGCTGCCGCTTGCGGTCCTGGCTTGTGCCAACGGTGCGTTCCACATCGAAGCGCACCTTGAAGGCGCATCCGACATCAGCCGCCGGCTCGGCATGGCTGCTGCAATCATGCTCATCTCGCTGATCGGCGGGCGCATCATTCCGAGCTTCACACGCAACTGGCTCGTGCGCGAAAATCCTGGCAGGCTGCCGGCACCGTTCGACCGTTTTGACATCGCATCCATAGCCGTTTCAGCCGTTGCGCTAGGAACATGGACATTCGTCCCAGACAAGACCTCCTCAGCACTGCTTATCGCCGTCGCCGCCATTTGCCAGGCGTGGCGGCTATCACGCTGGGCTGGCGAGCGTACATTGCGGGATCCGCTGGTGCTCGTTCTGCATCTTGCCTATGCCTTCGTGCCGGTTGGGCTTGCCCTGATCTCGGCGTCGATCTTGTTTCCCGATGCCGTGCCGGCGGCGGCGGGACTGCATGCGCTCGGAACAGGTGCGGTGGGCTCGATGACGCTTGCCGTGATGACCCGCGCGACGCTCGGCCATACCGGGCGAGAGCTCAAGGCTGGGAAAGGTGCCTCGTTCATCTTCGTGACCGTCCTGCTCGCGGGATCATTGAGAATCCTGGCCGCCTTCGTCCCTTCTGACGTGGCGATCGACATGGCTGGCACGGCATGGGTGGCGGCATTCGCCGGCTTCGTCCTCGTCCACGGACTCGCGTTGATGACGCCAAAGGCGCGGTGA
- the ccoG gene encoding cytochrome c oxidase accessory protein CcoG — MLDNTQVERLEAEAVNSAKVRQPMYAARKKIFPKRASGSFRQFKWIVMAVTLGIYYLTPWLRWDRGPFAPDQAVLLDVANRRFYFFFIEIWPQEFYYVAGLLVMAGVGLFLITSTVGRAWCGYSCPQTVWVDLFLVVERAIEGDRNARIKLDAGPWSPRKLVLRVSKHAIWLVIGAATGGAWIFYFADAPTLVGELFTGTAAPIAYITIAVLTATTYTFGGLMREQVCTYMCPWPRIQAAMLDENSLTVTYNDWRGEPRSRHAKKVLAAGESVGDCVDCNACVAVCPMGIDIRDGQQLECITCGLCIDACDGVMEKLGREHGLISYATLSDYNANMMLATAGGSSSVQPSLVRTADGLFSDKVAHFHIRKIFRPRTYVYMGMWSLIGLGVVYSLLTRDRLEVNVLHDRNPQFVTLSDGSIRNGYTVKLLNMIPEPRTIVVTMQGLQGAEMSVVGDDLKASRSFAIPVEPDRLKMLKVFVRQPADQIQGTAQTFTFRVEDKASFESDEYTATFNAPEIAR; from the coding sequence GTGCTGGACAATACGCAGGTAGAACGGCTCGAAGCCGAGGCCGTCAACTCCGCCAAAGTGCGCCAGCCAATGTATGCCGCGCGCAAGAAAATCTTCCCGAAGCGGGCATCGGGCAGCTTTCGCCAGTTCAAATGGATCGTGATGGCGGTAACGCTCGGCATTTATTATCTGACGCCGTGGTTGCGATGGGATCGAGGCCCATTTGCCCCTGATCAGGCGGTGCTGCTCGATGTCGCCAACCGGCGCTTCTACTTCTTCTTCATCGAGATCTGGCCGCAGGAATTCTATTATGTGGCCGGCCTCCTGGTCATGGCCGGCGTCGGTCTTTTCCTGATCACGTCGACTGTCGGACGCGCCTGGTGCGGCTATAGCTGCCCGCAGACCGTATGGGTCGATCTGTTTCTGGTCGTCGAGCGGGCCATCGAGGGTGACCGCAACGCGCGTATAAAACTCGACGCCGGACCCTGGAGCCCCCGCAAGCTCGTGCTGCGTGTATCAAAGCACGCCATCTGGCTGGTCATAGGCGCGGCGACCGGCGGCGCATGGATCTTCTATTTCGCCGATGCGCCGACGTTGGTCGGCGAACTCTTCACCGGCACCGCGGCGCCAATCGCCTACATCACCATCGCCGTGCTGACGGCGACGACCTATACGTTCGGCGGGCTGATGCGCGAGCAGGTCTGCACCTATATGTGCCCATGGCCGCGCATCCAGGCAGCCATGCTCGATGAAAATTCTCTCACCGTCACCTACAATGACTGGCGCGGTGAACCGCGTTCGCGTCACGCCAAGAAGGTTCTGGCAGCGGGGGAATCCGTCGGCGATTGCGTCGACTGCAATGCCTGCGTGGCGGTCTGCCCGATGGGGATCGACATCCGCGACGGACAACAGCTTGAATGCATCACCTGCGGGCTTTGCATCGACGCCTGCGACGGCGTCATGGAAAAGCTGGGCAGGGAGCATGGACTGATCTCCTACGCGACGCTCTCCGACTACAACGCCAACATGATGCTGGCGACCGCCGGCGGCTCCAGTTCAGTCCAACCGTCGCTGGTCAGGACCGCTGATGGCCTGTTCTCCGACAAGGTGGCTCACTTCCATATCCGCAAGATCTTTCGGCCCCGCACCTATGTCTACATGGGTATGTGGTCGCTGATCGGCCTGGGCGTGGTCTATTCGCTGCTGACGCGTGACCGGCTCGAGGTGAACGTGCTGCATGACCGAAATCCGCAATTCGTCACGCTGTCCGACGGTTCGATCCGCAACGGCTACACCGTCAAGCTGCTCAACATGATCCCTGAGCCACGAACGATCGTCGTCACGATGCAAGGCTTGCAAGGGGCCGAAATGAGCGTGGTCGGCGACGACCTAAAGGCAAGCCGCTCCTTCGCCATCCCGGTCGAGCCCGATCGCCTGAAAATGCTGAAGGTCTTCGTGCGGCAGCCAGCGGACCAGATCCAGGGCACAGCGCAGACCTTCACGTTCCGGGTCGAGGACAAGGCGAGCTTCGAATCGGACGAATACACGGCCACCTTCAACGCACCGGAGATCGCCAGATGA